The genome window TAAAGATAAATTATTAAATACATTAGGAATGTATGACCCATTTAAAGAAGCTATTAAAAATAGTGTAATAGCTCAACTTGATGCTGGTGTTGATATAATTTCAGACGGCCAAGTTAGAGGAGACATGGTTTCTATTTTTACTAAATATATTCCTGGAATGAAAATTGAAGACGGAAATACTGTAATTGTATCTAAAATAAGAAATCCAACTCAGGAAATCTCAATTAAGGATATGAAATATGCAAAAAAAGTAATGAGTGATTATTATGGTGGTAAAATTCCTGAGGGTAATGGAATAAAAGGAATTATTACAGGACCAAATACTATTATTCATTCTTCCAGAATTGAATCTTTTTACAAAAACAAAGAAGATGCTATCCTTGATTTGGCACACAGTTTAAAATGTGAAGTTGATGCAATAGTTAACAAAGTAGATCCAGTTTACATTCAAATTGATGAACCGTTCCTTTCAACTGGAATGGTAGATATGAAAACTGCAAAAGAATCTATTGATATCATTCAGGATGGATTAGAAGTACCATTAGGTATGCATGTATGTGGTATTTTATCTGATGCATTCAAAGATTTAGCTAAATTCAATATTGATATTTTAGATATGGAATTTGCAGGAAATAATGTCAACCTTGATGTTCTTAAAGAAAATGCATCTTTACTTGGCAATAAAAAAGTAGGATTTGGATGTGTTGATTCATCAGTTAATACTGTAGATGACATTAAAGATATTGATGAATTGGTAAGTTGTGCTATTGAAATTGTCGGAAAAGACAATATCATTTTAGATCCTGACTGCGGTCTTAGAAGAGCTTCAAACGATGTTGCTTTTGACAAATTAAGATTAATGAACGAAATTAAAGATAAATACAGTTAATTAATCTGTATTTTTACTCTATTTTTTTAAATGGCTTGGCAATTAAATGAATTATCTAATTATTAACGGTTCACCAAGAAAGAAAATCACATATAGTGTTATAAAACAGGCAATTAGTAATTTTGATGGGAATTTTGAAGAAATCCACTTGGCTAAAGAAAAAATTCCAATGTGTAATGGCTGTTATAAATGTATTATGGAGGGTGAAGAGTATTGTCCTCACTATGATATAATTAATCCAATTATGGATAAAATACGCAAATGTGATGGAATTATTATTGGTTCTCCTGTTTATTCAATGAATGTAACAGCTCTTTTAAAAAATTTCTTTGATCATACTGCTTATTTATATCACAGGCCTCAGTTTTTTACTAAAAAAGCTCTTGTAGTTGTTACAACTGCTGGTGCAGGTCAAAAAAAGGTTGCTGATTATATTGATGAGAATTTAAAATATTGGGGAGTAAATAATATCTATAAACTTCATTTTGCATGTGGTGGAAAAGATTCACTTGAGAAAGATAAAATCAATAAAACAGCAAAAAAATTTGCTCGTGATGTTGAATCAAAGAAAATGCATTCTCCTAAATTTTCTAATATCATATCTTATAATGTATGGAGGGCAATGGCATGTTGTGATGATCCAATTCCTGCAGATAAAAAATATTGGTTTGATTCACAATTGGTTAGTCAGGAATTTGCCCCTGAAGTTAAATTAAACATCTTTAAAAAGTTGTTTTCTAAGTTTGTATTTTTCTTTTTTAGAAAAGTTTTCAAATAAATTTTCTTTTTTTATCAATTAAATATTAATAGGATGCTTTATTAAATATATGATTAGTAAAGTATATTTAATAATTTATTAATATTATTTTACTTATTTTATTAAATTTACTTTACAATTATTAAAATAGTAAAGAATGAGGATTTTATATGAAGAAAATTTTTGTATTTTTAATACTTTTATTATTAAGTATAAGCGTAGTTTCTGCCGTATCTGATAATGCAACTATGTGTAGTGCTTCAAATAGTGATTGTATTGATTTAAAATCCGATTCTTCTTATGTTTATGATTCTCAATTGCTTGGCGCTGAATCAAAAGCAACAGATAATATTATTATCAACCAAAGAAATTATAAAATGTATTTTGATGATAATAATGTTTTAAAAAAGGATTATAATGGCAAAGTTTTAACTTTCCAGGGTTCTTTTGTAGATAAAGGCGTTTTTACAATTGATGGTGAAAATACCAAAATAACTGGGAAAAATACATTATTTAACAATACAGTCTTTAATATTAAAGCAAATGGTGTAATGTTAACTAATTTAAACTTTGTTTTGAATAAAGAGTTCTCTAACAATGAATTTGCAGGTATATTAATTAATGCAGATAACGTTACTGTTTATAATGTTGCACTTAATTATACTGTACCTAAAAACTGCACAGGATTTGGAATTTATTCAAACGGATTAGATAAAGATTTATCTGATGTTAAATTGGTTAATAATACAGTTTATATGTATGGTAATGCATTACATGAAGGATATAATTATGGGGTTGTTTTAATTAATACACGTGATGCTATTGTATCTGGCAATAAAATTAACTGTTCTTTGCCTTTAAGACCTGTTGATTGGATGGCTGAGATATATGGTGGTATATCAATGGAAGCTGTTACAGGTTTTGCAGCAGACTCCTGTTTTAATTTAAGACTCTTCAATAATGATATCTACTGTGAAGTTAATGGTGTTGCTCTTGGAGAACCTACTTTGGATGCTGTAATTATCTATGCATGTCATAATTCAACAATAGAGCACAATACAATCACTCAAAGAGATTACATCACTAAAAAAGGTGAAGTTAATTACTTATATGGTTTAGATGTGTTTTTATGTAATAATGTTATAATTTATGGCAATACTATTGATATTTACACTACTGGGGGTAAAGAAGCTCATGGTACTGCTTATCCAATTCAAGTAACTGGGCAGGCTGAAAATATCACTATTGCATTTAATAGACTTACTAGTTTTAGTAACGGTCCAAACATTGGTATTTACTCACAAAATTACTATGGAATTACTCAACTTGAGATTATTAGTAATTTTATCAATGTTACTGGATTTGCTAGTAAACATCAATGGGCGTTAGTTGCAGGTATTGAATTACAAGACTCAAACGATGTTGTATTTAACAACACAATCATTGTCAGTACTGTAAATAAATTTGAAAAAGGTTTCAATGTTTATGGTGTGAGTTATTCTCAAACTACAAATGGAGACCATAAATACAATATTCAGTACAATAATGTAACTGTCAACGGTGATTATGCTGTTGCTCTTAAAGGAGGCAGTGGATCAACAGTTACAGATTCAATTGTTGCAAATAATATCCTAAATGCAAATAATTATGGTGGAAATCGAGTTGTAACTATTTCAGGTGGAAGCAATAATGTTATTGTAAATAACACTGATGGTTCTAAACCTGTAGCTGTAATGGATGTTGATAAATATTCTGATTCATTGAAATCTTATTTAAATAGTCCATTTAAGGGTACTGGATTGTCATTAGGTTGGTTAAATTCAGATTCTGCTTCTAATGGTATTTCTTCCAATAATACTAATGCTAATGATGTAATTGGGAATAATCCTAATAACAGTAGTTCTCAATCAACCAAGGGACAATTAAACTCAACTCATTATGCATATGGTTCATCTGGTATTTCTATTGCTAGTGCTTCTTCAGCTTCTGCTGGTGGAAATGGTATTCTTGCTGGTAATGATCAACAAAAATCCTATGAAGTTAGTAAAAAAATAGATAATAGCAAAGATGAATTCAATTTAAGGTTTATTATTTGTGTCCTGTTTATTATAGCATTATTAGTTGTAGGATATAAAGCAAAAAGAACAAAAGAAGAATATTAAATAGTTTTGTTAAAACAAGTGTGAATACTTGTTTTTTTTTATTTTTTTTTAAAAAAGAGATAATGAATATAAAAATTATCTATATTCATGTTTAAAGTTTTTGTCATATAGCTTAGATGGATTAAAATCACCAGGGTCTAACACATCTCCCACTATAATCATTGCAG of Methanobacteriaceae archaeon contains these proteins:
- a CDS encoding NAD(P)H-dependent oxidoreductase; this translates as MNYLIINGSPRKKITYSVIKQAISNFDGNFEEIHLAKEKIPMCNGCYKCIMEGEEYCPHYDIINPIMDKIRKCDGIIIGSPVYSMNVTALLKNFFDHTAYLYHRPQFFTKKALVVVTTAGAGQKKVADYIDENLKYWGVNNIYKLHFACGGKDSLEKDKINKTAKKFARDVESKKMHSPKFSNIISYNVWRAMACCDDPIPADKKYWFDSQLVSQEFAPEVKLNIFKKLFSKFVFFFFRKVFK
- a CDS encoding methionine synthase; amino-acid sequence: MKSTVVGSFPAKESSPSNFKDKLLNTLGMYDPFKEAIKNSVIAQLDAGVDIISDGQVRGDMVSIFTKYIPGMKIEDGNTVIVSKIRNPTQEISIKDMKYAKKVMSDYYGGKIPEGNGIKGIITGPNTIIHSSRIESFYKNKEDAILDLAHSLKCEVDAIVNKVDPVYIQIDEPFLSTGMVDMKTAKESIDIIQDGLEVPLGMHVCGILSDAFKDLAKFNIDILDMEFAGNNVNLDVLKENASLLGNKKVGFGCVDSSVNTVDDIKDIDELVSCAIEIVGKDNIILDPDCGLRRASNDVAFDKLRLMNEIKDKYS